In Cotesia glomerata isolate CgM1 linkage group LG1, MPM_Cglom_v2.3, whole genome shotgun sequence, one genomic interval encodes:
- the LOC123270359 gene encoding acyl-coenzyme A diphosphatase FITM2, translated as MAPSKRRPLHNSTGSGSPGSSFRSRGMNFRPNSGVQEDRGGTRPTAPPSSVGAILISMVIHLCKKSLLFEPRLKIVIYCGAIFIVSLIADFIPMPKSYFSRSDNIFNRYFVKWGWGWLLTVTIPWIALTAHTLGCGKRPILVKHLARIVLATAAWLLWTKLFHFIETNHGRCLNTKDLQLQTKTKCLQAGKFWSGFDISGHTFILIYSSLILAEEASSFLGWEGIRDLIMKEEYSRTTNEMNTGMLRNLSDTDFGFLKKAHNVFTPWLRGLFIVMTLQQLLWDIMLVSTILYYHIMIEKFIGGVIAILTWYVTYKWLFKLPKCGLLAPGEGVFRYYEPRESLSTPPSSRLRRSTLNGNTPTFMGMPIRTPQPQSQQQPPQDSNDTFTSRQDSDTISTR; from the coding sequence ATGGCACCATCAAAAAGAAGACCCCTGCACAATTCTACGGGAAGTGGCTCACCCGGGAGTAGTTTTAGATCACGTGGAATGAACTTTCGTCCTAATTCTGGAGTCCAGGAAGACCGTGGGGGAACAAGACCTACTGCACCACCGAGCTCTGTAGGTGCTATACTAATTAGTATGGTAATtcatttatgtaaaaaatcattactCTTTGAACcaagattaaaaattgttatttactGCGGTGCTATTTTTATAGTGTCACTTATAGCTGACTTTATTCCTATGCctaaaagttatttttcaaGATCTGACAACATATTCAATCGTTACTTCGTCAAATGGGGCTGGGGATGGTTATTAACAGTGACGATACCATGGATTGCATTGACAGCACATACACTAGGCTGTGGAAAACGTCCTATTCTGGTAAAACATTTAGCTAGAATTGTTTTAGCAACAGCAGCCTGGTTATTATGGACCAAACTCTTCCATTTTATTGAGACAAACCATGGAAGGTGTTTGAATACTAAAGATTTACAGCTGCAGACAAAGACTAAATGCTTGCAGGCGGGTAAATTTTGGAGTGGATTTGACATTTCTGGtcatacatttatattaatatattcgAGCTTAATTTTAGCCGAAGAAGCTTCCTCATTTCTTGGATGGGAAGGCATCAGAGATCTCATCATGAAAGAAGAATACAGTCGTACTACCAATGAAATGAACACTGGCATGCTACGAAATTTGTCAGACACTGATTTCGGATTTCTCAAGAAAGCCCATAATGTATTTACACCTTGGTTACGaggattatttattgtaatgaCTCTTCAGCAGCTGCTCTGGGATATTATGCTTGTTTCTACTATTTTGTACTATCATATAATGATTGAGAAATTCATTGGTGGAGTTATTGCTATCTTAACGTGGTACGTAACTTATAAATGGTTATTTAAATTGCCAAAATGCGGATTGTTGGCGCCTGGTGAAGGTGTATTCAGGTATTATGAACCTCGAGAATCACTGAGTACTCCTCCGTCATCGAGACTTAGACGGTCAACACTTAATGGAAATACTCCTACGTTCATGGGAATGCCTATTCGTACTCCTCAGCCGCAGTCCCAGCAACAACCACCACAAGATAGTAATGATACGTTTACATCAAGACAAGACTCGGATACTATTTCCACTCGAtag
- the LOC123270349 gene encoding male-specific lethal 3 homolog, giving the protein MVSTRGPKFKFCDGEKVLCYEPDPTKAKVLYDSKVLDVIVNKDQRGRKAVEYLIHFQGWNSSWDRCVTEEYVLKDTEENRQLQRDLAQKAQLQLGAYLYRRERKNRTHRLADRLSGAGIESRRRARSGGSRATSGTTSEDGSSGQQDDYDTEEVITEEDSETSSNFGEESSEDEDSGGGGSHQSSGSMKPGIDLDIGSTLRRILEQDYELVNHKNKLAVLPAQPTVCSILESWVQHFTTTQLTSIPEKPQRNNRSSNTIEKTVNEINICREVADGLRIYFDFTLPELLLYRTEREQYNAFKSSFLLGEHPIDIKEEVIEPPEVIVKEELEDSEYAHLPPFREQDADVEQPTKPISSVKRKLRSSRVSSVDDARQLRSSEEIKQEAGNVSSIASTSSRCSSPRGVTSRYPMIPPAQIVALLSEANKWRLIPKSNKNDGAPSPSTYFGAIHLVRLFVKLPDLLQSTDMPEKKLKVLLKYIDMFLNYLEPHREWFGEQFYMQVDSQSQ; this is encoded by the exons ATGGTTTCAACGCGGGGTCCGAAATTCAAATTCTGTGATGGTGAAAAAGTTCTTTGTTATGAACCCGATCCGACAAAAGCTAAAGTACTCTACGATTCAAAG GTTTTAGATGTGATTGTTAACAAGGATCAACGAGGTAGAAAGGcagttgaatatttaatacacTTCCag GGATGGAACTCGTCTTGGGATCGGTGTGTGACGGAGGAATACGTTCTAAAAGACACAGAAGAAAACCGACAGTTACAACGGGATCTTGCTCAGAAAGCACAGTTACAACT AGGAGCATATTTATATCGTCGAGAACGAAAAAATCGCACACACAGACTGGCTGATCGACTGTCCGGGGCAGGCATCGAGTCACGTCGACGTGCTAGAAGCGGTGGGAGTCGCGCCACTTCTGGTACTACCTCTGAAGATGGTAGCTCAGGTCAACAGGATGATTACGATACCGAA GAAGTTATTACGGAAGAAGATTCTGAGACTAGTTCTAACTTTGGGGAGGAATCCAGTGAAGACGAGGATAGCGGTGGCGGAGGAAGCCATCAGTCTAGCGGCAGTATGAAACCTGGTATTGATCTTGACATTGGCAGTACACTAAGGAGAATTTTAGAGCAAGATTACGAGCTGGTAAATCATAAAAACAAACTAGCTGTTCTACCGGCACAACCAACCGTTTGTAGTATTCTTGAGTCCTGGGTTCAGCATTTCACTACGACACAGCTTACAAGTATTCCTGAAAAGCCTCAAAGGAATAATAGATCTAGTAATACTATTGAAAAGACTGTAAACGAGATAAATATTTGCCGAGAAGTTGCTGATGGCTTGAGGATATACTTTGATTTTACGTTACCAGAATTACTGCTCTATCGAACGGAAAGGGAGCAATACAATGCATTTAAATCGTCATTTTTACTCGGTGAACATCCTATTGATATTAAAGAAGAAGTTATtga ACCACCGGAGGTTATTGTCAAAGAGGAGCTTGAAGATTCTGAGTATGCCCATTTACCGCCCTTTAGAGAGCAGGATGCTGATGTTGAGCAGCCAACCAAACCCATTTCATCAGTCAAACGGAAATTGAGATCCTCGCGTGTTAGCTCTGTGGACGATGCCAGACAACTCAGGTCATCGGAAGAAATTAAACAGGAAGCTGGGAATGTTTCCAGCATCGCTAGCACTAGTTCGCGATGCTCTAGCCCTCGAGGAGTTACCTCAAGGTATCCTATGATACCTCCAGCACAGATTGTTGCGTTGCTCAGTGAAGCTAATAAGTGGAGGCTTATCCCGaaatctaataaaaatgaCGGAGCACCAAGTCCTTCGACTTATTTCGGAGCTATTCACCTTGTTCGACTGTTcg TAAAACTTCCAGATTTGTTACAAAGTACAGATATGCctgaaaagaaattaaaagtgtTGTTAAAATATATCGATATGTTTTTAAA ttatttggAACCACACAGAGAATGGTTCGGCGAACAATTTTATATGCAAGTAGACAGCCAGTCACAATGA